A segment of the Lepus europaeus isolate LE1 chromosome X, mLepTim1.pri, whole genome shotgun sequence genome:
atcccaggctacagcagagagctgctccAGTACagggaagaggagtggctgggactagaaccgggcccatatgggatgccgatgttgcaaggcagaggattaacctagtgtgccacggccccagccctggaagacctttctgtctctcactctcactgtctgtaactctctctctcaaataaataaataaaaatctttaaaataaataaataaaaaggcatcATGCTGATTAAtctataaatattgtaagaaaccTGGATTGGGTGCTCAGTCTGGAGAAGTGATACCACTGGACCTGTCAATGCTAATTTTAAAGTGATTCTGCTGATTCTTCACTCAGCTTCTGGTACATGTTTGAACTAAGGGAACTtccccagtccagctttctgttaacaaTAACGTTGAAGGAAACATaattttcaataaatgtatataaGTAACCATGTGCAACAGTTTATAAATGGCTGATTACATGTACTGATCCCTTACTGCTTACACAGCCAACAAAACTTAGTAAGCCTTAAAAACACATCTCCCACCCTAAATGAAACACATAATACCTCTTAatgttttcagtattttatttgCTCTGTCACTGGAATTCACTTTTCCCCATTTTCCTTTAATAAATGGATAATTTGATAtggctttaaaacaaaaagaatttcaaGTTTACATCCACTTCAAATTTGCTATGTAAAAGATTTCCTGGTTCTATGAAGCTGCTTCTGCCACTAGTAGAGAAAATGAAGCTTCTGTAATGGAGGCAGGCCTTTAATGTGGGAATCTGACTTCCACCATGGCTGCTCCAGTACCGGGAATAGTAATGTTTACAGTGTGTCGTCGTAAGTGCTTAATCCACTCCTCCTGAATAGACATTGGTCCGCGAAAAGCTAGGTCACAAAACCTGCATCGGAAAATGTAAATGTCTTCCATTTCTTCAGTTAATGATAGTGTTTTGTTCTTTCTTCCAAATCTTGGCTTTGATTTCTTTCCCTTACATTTTAAAGCCGAGCGGGCCTTCGTTTTCACTTTTTTGGGGCAATACTTGAATGTACTATCTTTACTTAGCGGAGGAACACATCTATGAACAAGACTTTTTCTTCCCGTTGTCTTTGGAACAGAAATAGCAGACTTTATTTCTTTtcgtattcttttatttttaggaCATTTTATAGGTTCAAGAGATTGATTCCTTTTTCCACAGGGCAGTTCTGGTTTTGGTTCATCATATTCATTTAAGAAAATAGGTCCTTTTTCTTCTGGTGCAGACGCTGATAGATATTTTAGACTATTAGAGTATGCTCCATGAGGTATAACATTTTGATATAGAAAGTCTTCATTTGAGGGAAGTTTTTGAGCCACAAATGATCTAGGAATAAGATGACTGGTGTTTGATGACTCTAAggttatttcttctgtttcttcattttggATCATCTCATTCAGATCACAGATTGGAGATTTGTGAGCATCCCATTTGGTTTTTCCAAGTCTTCTCAAGTGTCCTCTAACATGATTTGACAGCCCAATTTTAGAATGAAACCAATCTCCACAGTGTAGACAGGTATGTGTGGAAGTGGATTCAGAGCTCAGTATAGCTTTTCTAACTTGCGTAACAGGTGGCcctattcttttaaaatgtggcaTCTTGTCACTTTTGGATATTTGTTCTGGTGATGCAACAGGACCGTCTTTATAGCTTAACCATGCTTGATGAAGATGATCTTGGACGTGACTTGACAACCCTATATCTTTTTCAAATGTCGTTGGACAATAAGGGCCCAATTCCTTCTTAAGAGACAAATCAGTCCAATGAGAAACAGAATTATGATTTGATAATgaagtttctgtattttttaaatgctgaggGTCATAAATATTCTGCAAAAAGTTATTAGTTGCAGCATCTTCATAATGTTCGCAATTAAAGTCATCATTTTGATCATAACTAAAGGCAGCATTTTCTCCAGGCTTTTGTTTTTCTACCTCAATTTTAAATTGAGGGAATAGTTTCACATCATCTTTATTAATCATATTATAGGCTTCATTTTTTATGGCCTGTCTAGTGTAGTTACCTAGCTCAACTTTGTCGCAGGAAGTTTCATCTTCTGttataaaactatatttcttTGCAGAATTAAGGTTTTGCAAAGCAGCAACAGTCATCTTGTGCAAAAAAACTGAATGGTTATCCAAGTCTTCCCCTCCGATACAAGTCTCTTCCATACATTCTTTAAGTACTCTTTCTACAGCTGCACTCCTATGGTCTTTGAAGCTTTCTGGCTTTTTGGTGTCAAGGTTAACAGGGTCTGTAATAAAACCACTGGTATGTGAATTATTGAATGATGAAAATAGATGTAGAGAATTTAAAGAACTAGTTTCTTTGTCGAAATGTAGAGGATATGATTCATCTGATAGTTTTATCATTCCATAGTTTTCATATGTGTGTCTATATAAATAGTTGCTATCTGCCTTGGCATTTGATATGTCTTTTGCTGCCTGATGAAAATACTTAGGTTTTTGGTTAATGCTGGTTTTACTCATAGCAGTCTTGTGAGGAGAGTTGTTTTGATTGTACATATTTACACCTGACTGGGCAACACTTTTATGAGTTTTTTGTATTCCCTGTGGATACTTATGgagttttgaaaaattatttgattgTAAGCTTGATCCAAATGTTTGCTTCACATCTTGTTTTAGAGGAGAGTTCTTTGGAAATGTGGTTGACTGTTGTTGAACTAATGGCTTAGTACCATCAACATCTTTAGGTTCTTCAaggatgtcatttttttctttatcaagtccAAGAGAACTACCAAATGAATCAACACATGATGATGAATTTAAGTATTCCATGTGCCTTTTTAAAACACTTCTGGCTGAAGTAGAGAAATGACACATCCTACCCATGTAGGAAGCTGACTTTGTGGATGATTCTATGATTGAGTCTTTTATCAAAGTCTTCTGTGGTGATTTTCTCTGCTCTTTATCAGAATTGACAGCAAGGCATTTTACCACTGCTCCATGGGCAATGCCTCGATGGCATTCCAATTCCTCTTCTGTTACTGCCATGAAGTTACATTCTTCACAGCAATAATGCCTTTTATCTTTCTCATGGATGTTAGCATTTTGAACACATGTATTAGGGCAACTGGTATCAAACGCACACTGATGACACTGTAATTGTTCACTTCTTCCTTCATCTTGAAGTTCTTTGAATTCATGAACTTCCTCCATTTGTCTTCTTTTCTATTTCATATCATACTGGAATTTGTAGGCAGAGttataagaaaaggaaacaaaaggagcATGTAGTTTCAAAGATATGTTTTAGTGAAAGGAAAAGTTTACTTTTTTTGTAGTTTATATGTCTAAACAGAAAACTCAAGAGAACCTATATCTCATTTTTACTATTAAGACAGATCACAGGTTTAGACACATTATCAGAATTAGTACTTTTTCAATCAAAATTAATCAAGTAGATAGTGCAACAGGAAAAAATTTATACAATATCAACAAACCTATAAATATACTAGCAAAATTGTGCCAGATCCCTAAATTAAAGACTATtattgaattgaaagataaaagcTGATAAAATGTTTATGTATGGGGAATGAATATCATAAaactaaattaatttaaatttcaatGAAATTCCAAACATAAGCTAAAGAGATACTTGAGAATTGTATTCTAAAACTAAtatgggatttatttattttctaaatttcactTCTTCGGGAAGgcttttggcacagcaattaagacactccttaggacacctgcatcccatactagagtgctgAGTTCAAGTTCATCTCCACTTCCAGTTTTGGCTTCTTATTAATGaacaccttggaaggcaggagatgatggctcaagtacttgggcccctgcctcccacatgggtgatgcagatggagctcttggATCCTAGTTTCAGCCTAGTTTTCAGCAAGCCAGTGGTTGCTTAcacttgggaagcaaaccagagaatggaagatctttctcttcctgtctctttctttgtttctctctccgtttttaaaataaaaataaacagagaaaattaGCAAAATTTCACTCCTTGAGAGTAATGAAGAAAAATGGAAGCATATACTCAcagaaaatttatagaaaatttatTCAGAATAATCCAAATATGGAACAGCCTTAGTGTCTATTGAAAGAAGAAATGGGTGATGAGAccattatattaatataataaaatgcaATTATTACAATTAATGCAATAGAATACAATTACTAATACAATAGAATATttctcaataaaaagaaatgacctGGTAacacaacatgaatgaatctcaaaaacaGTACATTCCATgttagaaaacttaaacagaagaGTAATgctatatgatttcatttatataaatttctagaaaaaggcaaaactaacacactttttaaaatacatattgctcctgggaggggtgggagggggcattGACTGAGAAAAGGTATGAAGTAACATTTTTAATGCAATGGTaatgttctctattttttttttttgacaggcagagtggatagtgagagagagagagagacagagagaaaggtcttcctttttgccgttggttcaccctccaatggccgctgcggccagcgcatctcactgatccgatggcaggagccaggtgcttctcctggtctcccatgtgggtgcagggcccaaggacttgggccatcctccactgtactcccgggccacagcagagagctggcctggaagaggggcaaccgggacaggatcggtgccccgaccgggactagaacccggtgtgccggcgccgcaaggcggaggattagcctgttgagccacggcgccagcccaatgtTCTCTATTTTGATGGGATTAAAATTGCACAGGCGTATGCGTTAGCTAAAAGTTGGGATATGTGAACTTAAGATTTATACATTTTATGGTTTGTAAATTTTATATCAAACAAAAAATCAAGCTATAAGCAAATCTGAATTCTAATTAATGATATCCATGCTGAAGTATTTTGGAGAGGCACTAATGTCTTCAATTTACCTTAAAATGGTATACTTCTTCCCCCAACCaagatgcattctttttaaagatttatttatttattagaaagttatacagaggagaggcactccccaattggccgcaacggctggagctgtgctgatctgaagccgggagccaggagcttctttcgggtctctcacgcgggtgcaggggcccaaggacttgggccatcttctactactttctcaggccatagcagagagctggatcggaagtagagcatccaggtctcgaaccggcgcccatacgggatgccggagcttcatgccagggcgttaacccgctgcaccacagcaccggcccccaaacaaGATATGTTAATGACTAGTTATAAGCACTGATATGAagcagatgcttagcctactggctaagacactggttaagagaACCACATTCCACATCAAATTACCTAGGTTTGCGTCCCAGCTTCATTTTCctattctaacttcctgccaatATACACCATAGGAGGCAGCAATTATGACTTGAGAAATTAGATTCCTGCAACCCATATGAGAAACCTGGGTACATtcccggctgctggctttggtctcagCTTCTGTGGGCATtagggaagagaaccagtggaagggagttCTATCTGTctttttatctctcaaataaatagactttttaaaGGGAATGATTTTTAGATTCACAGATATGAGATAAAATATTATAGTGAAATGCAAATTATGTGACTACATGATGGGTATATAATAATTCACTGTAAAATTCTTCCAAATGTTCTGCATCTTTGTAAAGGATTGATAGAATTTTGGAAATATTAATATGGATGACTAAATCTCTAAGAATATTGACAATTTAGATAAAAGTAAAGCACTACAAATGGAGAATATTTAATAAACTAATTACCAATGCTTATTGAAGAAGTATGGTATTTGAGCAAGAATAGACAGATTAATGAAAATCAGcagaaaacacacatacaaattTAAAGATATATGGAAATTTGAAAGTGACAATTCTGATCAGTAGGAAACGACAGACAATCCAGTAAATGATGTtttgggctagcattgtggtacactggattaagctgccactttcagcactggcatcccatatcagagtgctggttcaagtcctagctgctccacttctgctccagcttcctactaatgcacctgaaaaagcagcagaagattgtccaagtttCTGTGCCcctattacccatgtgggagatcagggtggagtttctggctcctggattctgctttgcccagacctagctgtttagagagtgaaccagaactcaacactctctctctctctctcaaataaataaataaataaatctttaaaagaagaaatgatgTTTGAAAAATTGACTTTACTCATGGGGGAAAATAGAAGTATATTACTAATTCAGATCAGACACACAACATAAATTCTAGAGGGATCAGAAAACAAAAGGAATTAAAGAGGGTTATGAAGGAAAAGCTCAAAACTATTGGGATAAAAGCATAACATATTGTCATTAGGATCTCTaggtaaaacaaaaaatttctttGTCAGACTACAAAAATGTCCATGTCccaagtcagagtgcctgggtttgatacccacctTTGGCTTCTGACTCCATGTTGCTGTTTATGCAAAGCccgagaggcagcaagtgatggctcaagtaactgggtccttgccacccatatgggatacttggACTGAGTTCTCCACTCCTTGGTTTAGTCTCAGCCCTACCTTGgtcactgtaggcatttgagaagtaaaacagcagaggggaacactctctctctctctctctctctccctctctctctttgtttcactttctttcttttatagatTCATTAGAAAAACTACTTTGGGCCAGCGTTTTAGCATAACGGATTAAGCAGTCACTTAcaacacagacatcccatatcagagcattggttAGAATCTCGGCTGCCCTGctcctgatccggctccctgctaatgtgcttgtgaaagaaacagaagaaggtccaagtacttggatctctgtactcaagtgggagacctagatagagctcctggctcctggctttggcctgacccagccccaactgctgtgAACCAATaaaaggaagatctcttcctctctcactctactTCCctttgtcactcagcctttcaaataaataaatagttcaaaacaaatactttgtgtttttttaattctttatttttaaacttttatttagaaaatataattttccaaagtacagtttatggattacaatggcttttctcccccataacttccctcccacccgtaccccctcacatctcccgctccctcacccattccattcacatcaagattcattttcaattatctttatatacagaagatcaacttagtatatattaagtaaagatttcatcagtttgcacccacacagaacataaagtgtaaaatactgtttcagtactagttatagcattacttcacattggacaacccattaaggacagatcccacatgaggagtaagtacacagtgactcctgttgttgacttaacaatttgacactcttgtttatggcgtcagtaatctccctaggctcttgtcatgagttgccaaggctatggaagccttttgagtgcaccaacttcgatcttatttagacaaggtcatagtcaaagtggaagttctctcctcccttcagagaaaggtacctccttctttgatggcccgttctttccactgggatctcactcgcagaaacctttcatttaggtcctctttttttttttttctgccagagtgtcttagctttccatgcctacaatactctcatgggctcttcagccagatccgaatgccttaagggctgattctgaggccagagtggtgtttaggacatctgccattctatgagtctgctgtgtattcccacttcccatattggatctttctctccattttttattctatcagttagtattagcagacactagtcttgtttgtgtgatccctttgactcttagacctatcactgtgatcaattgtgaactgaaattgatcacttggactagtgagatggcattggtacatgccaccttgatgggattgtattggaatcccctggcacatttttaactctaccatttggggcaagtccgattcagCATGtcgcaaattgtacatctcctccctctcttattcccactcttatatttaacagggatcacttttcagttaaatttaaacacctaagaataattgtgtgttgattacagagttcaaccaatagtattaactagaacaaaaaaaaatactaaaagggataaagtattaaattgtacatcagcagtcaggacaagggctgatcaagtcactgtttctcatagtgtccctttcacttcaacaggtttccttttttgtggttggttagtttcactgatcagggagaacatatgatatttgtccctttgggactggcttaattcactcagcatgatgttttccagattcctgcattttgttgcaaatgaccgggtttccttgtttttgactgctgtatagtattctttttttttttttttttaaatacggACCAGTCTTTAATAGAAAATGCAAACACGGTGCTTTACAATAAAAAAATAGCATC
Coding sequences within it:
- the LOC133752674 gene encoding LOW QUALITY PROTEIN: zinc finger protein 644-like (The sequence of the model RefSeq protein was modified relative to this genomic sequence to represent the inferred CDS: substituted 1 base at 1 genomic stop codon), yielding MYNLRHAESDLPQMKRRQMEEVHEFKELQDEGRSEQLQCHQCAFDTSCPNTCVQNANIHEKDKRHYCCEECNFMAVTEEELECHRGIAHGAVVKCLAVNSDKEQRKSPQKTLIKDSIIESSTKSASYMGRMCHFSTSARSVLKRHMEYLNSSSCVDSFGSSLGLDKEKNDILEEPKDVDGTKPLVQQQSTTFPKNSPLKQDVKQTFGSSLQSNNFSKLHKYPQGIQKTHKSVAQSGVNMYNQNNSPHKTAMSKTSINQKPKYFHQAAKDISNAKADSNYLYRHTYENYGMIKLSDPVNLDTKKPESFKDHRSAAVERVLKECMEETCIGGEDLDNHSVFLHKMTVAALQNLNSAKKYSFITEDETSCDKVELGNYTRQAIKNEAYNMINKDDVKLFPQFKIEVEKQKPGENAAFSYDQNDDFNCEHYEDAATNNFLQNIYDPQHLKNTETSLSNHNSVSHWTDLSLKKELGPYCPTTFEKDIGLSSHVQDHLHQAWLSYKDGPVASPEQISKSDKMPHFKRIGPPVTQVRKAILSSESTSTHTCLHCGDWFHSKIGLSNHVRGHLRRLGKTKWDAHKSPICDLNEMIQNEETEEITLESSNTSHLIPRSFVAQKLPSNEDFLYQNVIPHGAYSNSLKYLSASAPEEKGPIFLNEYDEPKPELPCGKRNQSLEPIKCPKNKRIRKEIKSAISVPKTTGRKSLVHRCVPPLSKDSTFKYCPKKVKTKARSALKCKGKKSKPRFGRKNKTLSLTEEMEDIYIFRCRFCDLAFRGPMSIQEEWIKHLRRHTVNITIPGTGAAMVEVRFPHXRPASITEASFSLLVAEAAS